One Triticum dicoccoides isolate Atlit2015 ecotype Zavitan chromosome 4B, WEW_v2.0, whole genome shotgun sequence genomic window carries:
- the LOC119293719 gene encoding LOB domain-containing protein 1-like, which yields MDYSNEATITAATQPYVRSMSPPSRVSSCSPPPVFPLMGNAPSSPPTIVLSPCAACKLLRRRCADGCMLAPYFPPTEPAKFTTAHRVFGASNIIKLLQDLPESSRADAVSSMVYEAEARLRDPVYGCAGAVCRLQKEANELKVDLARAQADLLSIQTQHANLLALVCVEFAANHRGDQQLHQPPPLGDQLNGIGGSGGGAMYQPLYDSDFDSAAWEEARQLWT from the exons ATGGACTACAGCAACGAGGCCACGATTACCGCCGCGACGCAACCTTACGTCCGctccatgtcgccgccgtcgcgcGTGTCGTCGTGCTCGCCGCCCCCTGTATTCCCGCTGATGGGCAacgcgccgtcgtcgccgccgaccATCGTCCTCAGCCCGTGCGCGGCGTGCAAGCTCCTCCGCCGCCGCTGCGCCGACGGCTGCATGCTGGCGCCCTACTTCCCGCCGACCGAGCCCGCCAAGTTCACCACCGCCCACCGCGTCTTCGGTGCCAGCAACATCATCAAGCTCCTCCAG GATTTGCCGGAGAGCTCGCGGGCAGACGCGGTGAGCAGCATGGTGTACGAGGCGGAGGCGCGGCTGCGGGACCCGGTGTACGGGTGCGCCGGGGCGGTGTGCCGGCTGCAGAAGGAGGCCAACGAGCTCAAGGTGGACCTGGCGCGGGCGCAGGCCGACCTCCTCAGCATCCAGACACAGCACGCCAACCTCCTCGCCCTCGTCTGCGTCGAGTTTGCTGCCAACCACCGAGGCGATCAGCAGCTGCACCAGCCACCGCCACTGGGCGACCAGCTGAACGGCATCGGTggtagcggcggcggcgccatGTACCAACCGCTGTACGACTCGGACTTCGACTCCGCGGCGTGGGAAGAGGCCCGGCAGCTCTGGACCTGA